One genomic segment of Pseudomonas sp. p1(2021b) includes these proteins:
- a CDS encoding LysR family transcriptional regulator, translating into MALDMLREIQAFVSVAHKRSFVAAARALGRSPSSVTRAVQALEDNAGTKLLNRSASAVSLTEAGERLLPHAERLLDVQRDATDELAALSGTAQGWIRFAAPELLSQQCLPQVLAGFARQHPQVTLDVQFSDLALDPLQGKFDFVIRGAFPQSSELIGYPLWRYRRYLYASPDYLAQEGTPGHPEALEEHAIILHTAPRILKAWHFYRDGQITSLRPHPRLRLSSGGAVLQSALAGAGIARLADWVGDPYVRAGRLVKVCPDYRLTSSTGQDPQMHALYPAGELPARVRELLQMLRRVCP; encoded by the coding sequence ATGGCATTGGATATGCTGCGCGAGATCCAGGCGTTCGTAAGCGTCGCGCACAAGCGCAGCTTCGTTGCCGCGGCCCGCGCCCTGGGGCGCTCGCCCAGCTCCGTGACCCGCGCGGTGCAAGCGCTGGAAGACAACGCCGGAACCAAGCTGCTCAACCGCAGCGCAAGTGCCGTGAGCCTCACCGAGGCGGGCGAACGCCTGCTGCCTCACGCTGAGCGCTTGCTGGATGTGCAACGGGACGCGACGGACGAACTGGCCGCGCTCAGCGGCACCGCCCAAGGCTGGATCCGCTTCGCCGCGCCGGAACTGCTCAGCCAACAATGCTTGCCCCAGGTCTTGGCAGGGTTTGCCCGGCAACACCCCCAGGTCACCCTGGATGTGCAGTTCAGCGACCTGGCGTTGGACCCGCTGCAAGGCAAGTTCGATTTCGTCATTCGCGGTGCCTTCCCGCAGTCCAGTGAGCTGATCGGCTACCCGCTGTGGCGCTACCGACGCTACCTGTACGCCAGCCCGGACTATCTGGCCCAGGAAGGCACGCCTGGGCACCCCGAAGCCCTGGAAGAACACGCGATCATCCTGCATACAGCACCCCGCATCCTCAAGGCCTGGCACTTCTATCGCGATGGCCAGATCACCAGCCTGCGCCCGCACCCTCGCCTGCGCCTGAGCTCAGGTGGCGCGGTGCTGCAAAGCGCCCTGGCCGGCGCCGGCATCGCGCGCCTGGCAGATTGGGTGGGTGACCCGTACGTGCGCGCCGGGCGCCTGGTAAAGGTCTGCCCCGACTACCGATTGACCTCCAGCACGGGCCAGGACCCACAGATGCATGCCCTGTATCCGGCCGGCGAGCTGCCGGCGCGGGTACGGGAACTGTTGCAGATGCTGCGTCGAGTCTGCCCATGA
- a CDS encoding sulfite exporter TauE/SafE family protein, with amino-acid sequence MMDIALLSLFAFAAGLIDAAVGGGGLIQIPALFNLLPNAQPAALLGSNKLASVCGTSFAARSFVRKVKLDWGLIVPAMLSAFVMSFVGAATVSLVPPSLMRPAVLVLIVLMAVYTFCKKDFGTLHKPAQIGRKEQCLAVLIGGAIGFYDGLFGPGTGSFLIFLFIRFFALDFLHASASAKLVNIATNLAALVFFIPSGNVLWAIALPMAAFNILGALTGTWLAVRKGAGFVRGLFLVLLCALIAKLSWDLLAG; translated from the coding sequence ATGATGGATATAGCCCTGCTTTCGCTGTTCGCCTTCGCCGCAGGCCTGATCGATGCCGCTGTGGGCGGTGGTGGGTTGATCCAGATCCCTGCGCTGTTCAACTTGTTGCCGAACGCGCAACCGGCAGCACTGCTGGGCAGCAACAAGCTGGCCTCGGTCTGTGGCACATCGTTCGCAGCGCGCTCATTCGTACGCAAGGTGAAACTGGACTGGGGGTTGATCGTCCCGGCGATGCTCAGCGCCTTCGTCATGTCGTTCGTTGGCGCGGCGACGGTGTCCCTGGTGCCGCCAAGCCTGATGCGCCCGGCGGTACTGGTGCTGATCGTGCTGATGGCGGTCTACACCTTCTGCAAGAAGGATTTCGGCACCTTGCACAAGCCCGCCCAGATCGGCCGCAAGGAGCAGTGCCTGGCGGTGCTGATCGGAGGCGCCATCGGCTTCTACGACGGGTTGTTCGGGCCGGGCACCGGGAGCTTTCTGATCTTCCTGTTCATCCGCTTTTTCGCCCTGGATTTTCTCCACGCCTCGGCCTCGGCGAAGCTGGTGAACATCGCCACCAACTTGGCCGCGCTGGTGTTCTTCATCCCATCGGGCAATGTGCTGTGGGCCATCGCCTTGCCCATGGCGGCGTTCAACATCCTCGGCGCCCTGACCGGTACTTGGCTGGCGGTACGCAAGGGCGCAGGCTTCGTGCGCGGGCTGTTCCTGGTGCTGCTGTGCGCGCTGATCGCCAAGTTGTCCTGGGACTTGCTGGCGGGGTAG
- a CDS encoding sensor domain-containing diguanylate cyclase, with the protein MPVEPMVFPAQSRLLPLLVLFGLTFALTVGGILARPIESLSLFWPVNAVLAGLLLRYPRQANARGFVLIWVAMVAADLASGSAWKPALWFNLCNLSVVATLWQVLSRLPRVHRRMRTPQGVLWVFGACAVSATVAASLACVVAAPWFQESLRATWLAWFSEQFSTNVLVLPMLLTAPNLRTLVRGGTQAIRVTPILVLLASLALSIAFGGPGAIAFPIAALLWCAWIYSPFLVCVLAFTAGTTLIVAVAQSLMHFSLPQSVPGVTTLMSARLGIAMLVLGPLVVACVSQANRCLLARLAHQATVDHLTGALTRSAFTQRAMALLDSRQQHDQALPLTLMMLDIDHFKGINDQHGHAVGDQVLRQFARTLQDQLHEGELFARLGGEEFVIIVPGLAPEQAKFTAERLRRAVQELRVVQAEQHLQVTVSIGVAGCAPEQRAVNLDTLLARADQALYRAKADGRNRVEQAEAQRQAM; encoded by the coding sequence TTGCCGGTCGAGCCCATGGTGTTTCCAGCCCAATCGCGCCTGCTTCCCCTCCTGGTCCTGTTCGGCCTGACGTTCGCTTTGACCGTGGGCGGCATCCTGGCCCGGCCGATCGAATCCCTGTCGCTGTTCTGGCCGGTGAACGCCGTGCTCGCTGGCCTGCTGCTGCGTTATCCGCGCCAGGCCAATGCAAGGGGCTTCGTGCTCATCTGGGTAGCCATGGTCGCCGCCGACCTGGCCAGTGGCAGCGCGTGGAAGCCTGCCTTGTGGTTCAACCTGTGCAACCTGAGCGTGGTCGCCACCCTCTGGCAGGTGTTGTCGCGCTTGCCCCGTGTGCATCGGCGCATGCGCACGCCACAGGGCGTGCTATGGGTATTCGGCGCCTGTGCCGTAAGCGCCACGGTGGCGGCGAGCCTGGCCTGCGTAGTGGCAGCGCCGTGGTTCCAGGAATCGCTGCGGGCCACCTGGCTGGCCTGGTTCAGCGAGCAGTTTTCCACCAACGTGCTGGTGCTGCCGATGCTGCTCACCGCACCGAACCTGCGAACCCTGGTACGCGGTGGCACCCAGGCGATCCGTGTGACGCCCATCCTGGTGTTGTTGGCCTCCTTGGCCCTGAGCATCGCATTCGGCGGGCCAGGCGCCATCGCCTTTCCCATCGCCGCGCTGCTCTGGTGTGCCTGGATCTACTCACCGTTCCTGGTGTGCGTGCTGGCTTTCACCGCTGGCACCACGCTGATCGTCGCCGTGGCCCAGAGCCTCATGCATTTCAGCCTGCCGCAGAGTGTGCCTGGGGTCACCACGTTGATGTCGGCGCGCCTGGGCATCGCCATGCTGGTGCTCGGCCCGCTGGTGGTGGCCTGTGTCAGCCAGGCCAACCGCTGCCTGCTGGCGCGCCTGGCGCACCAAGCCACGGTGGATCACCTGACCGGCGCCCTCACCCGCAGCGCCTTCACCCAACGTGCCATGGCCCTGCTCGACAGCCGTCAACAACATGACCAGGCCTTGCCGCTGACCCTGATGATGCTCGACATCGACCATTTCAAGGGCATCAATGACCAGCATGGTCATGCCGTGGGCGACCAGGTATTGCGCCAGTTCGCCCGCACCCTGCAGGACCAGCTACACGAAGGCGAGCTGTTCGCCCGCCTGGGCGGCGAAGAATTCGTGATCATCGTGCCTGGCCTGGCGCCGGAGCAGGCTAAGTTCACCGCCGAACGCCTGCGCCGTGCCGTGCAGGAACTGCGCGTGGTCCAGGCCGAGCAGCACCTGCAGGTGACCGTCAGCATCGGCGTGGCCGGTTGCGCCCCCGAGCAGCGTGCCGTGAACCTGGACACCTTGCTGGCCCGCGCCGACCAGGCGCTCTACCGGGCCAAGGCCGATGGCCGCAACCGCGTCGAACAGGCCGAGGCCCAGCGCCAGGCGATGTGA
- a CDS encoding SLC13 family permease, with product MNHELLWVLGLLAIVVILFVVNRPRMDVVALLVILALPLSGILTIEQALAGFSDPNVVLIAALFVIGEGLVRTGIAYRIGEWMSERAGNSEARLLVLLMIAVAGLGSVMSSTGVVAIFIPVVLSIAARLQLSPSRLMMPLSFAGLISGMLSLVATPPNVVVHSELVRHGEQGFNFFSFTPFGLVVLVLGIGYMLFARRWLSGEVRKDGRVETRRTLLDLVLDYKLNGRERRLRIRPHSPLVGHTLGELELRTRHGANVIGIERQHKFTTRVIAADSSTVLHQGDVLLLDLFANLDDLRSLCQTMQLEPLHFKAAYFIDQSQELGMAEVSLPPGSQLIGKSILELAFRSRFGLNVVGLRREQTAIEAQLVEEKLRLGDTLLVVGPWKAVRQLQGQPRDFLVLSLPAEIDQVAPARTQAPFALLSLAVMVGLMVSGAVPNVMAALIGCLLMGAGRCIDMDSAYRAIHWQSLVLIVGMLPFALALQRTGGIDLAVSGLVGLLGGAGPGAILACLFVVTAVIGLFISNTATAVLMAPVAISTAQQLGMSPYPFAMTVALAASAAFMTPVSSPVNTLVLGPGQYRFADFVKVGVPFTFLVMLVTVFMVPWFFGL from the coding sequence ATGAACCATGAGCTGCTCTGGGTCCTCGGCCTTTTGGCCATCGTCGTCATTCTCTTCGTCGTCAACCGCCCGCGCATGGACGTGGTCGCCCTGCTGGTGATTCTCGCCCTGCCGCTTTCGGGCATCCTCACCATCGAGCAGGCCCTGGCCGGTTTCAGCGACCCCAACGTGGTGCTGATCGCCGCACTGTTCGTGATCGGCGAAGGCCTGGTGCGCACCGGCATCGCCTACCGCATCGGCGAATGGATGAGCGAACGCGCCGGCAACAGCGAAGCGCGCCTGCTGGTGCTGCTGATGATCGCCGTGGCCGGCCTGGGCTCGGTGATGAGCTCGACCGGCGTGGTGGCGATCTTCATCCCGGTGGTATTGAGCATTGCCGCGCGCCTGCAGCTCTCGCCCAGCCGGCTAATGATGCCGCTGAGCTTCGCCGGGCTGATCAGCGGCATGCTCAGCCTGGTCGCCACACCGCCCAACGTGGTGGTGCACAGCGAACTGGTGCGCCATGGCGAGCAGGGCTTCAATTTCTTCAGCTTCACCCCGTTCGGCCTGGTGGTGCTGGTGCTCGGCATTGGCTACATGCTGTTCGCCCGCCGCTGGCTCAGCGGCGAAGTGCGCAAGGACGGCCGTGTGGAAACCCGCCGCACCCTGCTCGACCTGGTGCTGGACTACAAGCTCAACGGTCGCGAGCGGCGCCTGCGCATCCGCCCTCATTCGCCTCTGGTCGGCCATACCCTGGGCGAACTGGAACTGCGCACCCGCCATGGCGCCAACGTGATCGGCATCGAGCGCCAGCACAAGTTCACCACCCGGGTCATCGCGGCCGACTCCAGCACGGTGCTGCACCAGGGCGATGTGCTGCTGCTCGACCTCTTCGCCAACCTCGACGACCTGCGCAGCCTGTGCCAGACCATGCAGCTCGAACCCCTGCACTTCAAGGCGGCCTACTTCATCGACCAATCCCAGGAGCTGGGCATGGCCGAGGTGTCCCTGCCGCCCGGCTCGCAATTGATCGGCAAGAGCATCCTGGAGCTGGCCTTTCGTAGCCGCTTCGGCCTGAACGTGGTCGGCCTGCGCCGGGAGCAGACCGCTATCGAGGCGCAGCTGGTGGAGGAAAAACTGCGCCTGGGCGACACACTGCTGGTGGTGGGCCCCTGGAAGGCCGTACGCCAGTTGCAGGGCCAACCCCGGGACTTCCTGGTGTTGAGCCTGCCGGCGGAAATCGACCAGGTGGCGCCGGCGCGCACCCAGGCGCCGTTTGCGCTGCTGAGCCTGGCGGTCATGGTGGGCCTGATGGTCAGCGGCGCCGTGCCCAATGTGATGGCCGCCCTGATCGGTTGCCTGCTGATGGGCGCCGGGCGCTGCATCGACATGGACAGCGCGTATCGCGCCATTCATTGGCAAAGCCTGGTGCTGATCGTCGGCATGCTGCCGTTCGCCCTGGCCCTGCAGCGAACCGGCGGCATCGACCTGGCGGTGAGCGGCCTGGTCGGCCTGCTGGGCGGCGCCGGCCCGGGCGCGATCCTGGCGTGCCTGTTCGTGGTTACCGCCGTGATCGGCCTGTTCATTTCCAACACCGCCACGGCGGTATTGATGGCACCGGTGGCGATCAGCACCGCGCAACAACTGGGCATGTCGCCCTACCCGTTCGCCATGACCGTGGCCCTGGCGGCCTCGGCAGCGTTCATGACGCCGGTGTCCTCCCCGGTCAATACCCTGGTGCTGGGGCCAGGCCAGTACCGCTTCGCCGACTTCGTGAAGGTCGGGGTGCCGTTCACCTTTTTGGTGATGCTGGTCACGGTGTTCATGGTGCCATGGTTCTTCGGCCTCTAG
- a CDS encoding glycine zipper domain-containing protein gives MRLTLPSLALGLLLCQGAFAGDGTAAIGGGLGGALGNIVGQQIGGSTGAAIGAGLGGAAGGAVGARKGNRTEAAIGGGLGSAGGSVLGRAVGGSTGSTIGAGLGGAAGGALGNHIGDNDRDHGHRHHRRHRH, from the coding sequence ATGCGTCTGACTCTGCCTTCCCTTGCCCTCGGCTTGCTGCTCTGCCAGGGCGCATTTGCCGGCGACGGCACCGCGGCCATCGGCGGCGGCCTGGGTGGCGCCCTGGGCAACATCGTTGGCCAACAGATCGGCGGCAGCACCGGTGCTGCCATTGGCGCAGGCCTGGGCGGTGCGGCCGGCGGCGCGGTCGGTGCACGCAAGGGCAACCGAACCGAAGCGGCCATCGGCGGCGGCCTGGGTTCGGCCGGCGGTTCGGTACTGGGCCGCGCGGTAGGCGGCTCCACCGGTTCGACCATCGGCGCAGGCCTTGGTGGTGCTGCAGGCGGTGCCCTGGGCAACCACATCGGTGACAACGACCGCGACCACGGCCACCGCCACCACCGTCGTCACCGCCACTGA
- a CDS encoding RcnB family protein codes for MKPRQALYALLLGATLPCLPLAATAAGAPEESVTAPHTERELKVGDKAPDPYKRDELAVRDWRAKGLPAPETDSHWVRLADHYVLVQTTNGVILAIQPAT; via the coding sequence ATGAAGCCACGCCAAGCCCTGTATGCCCTGCTGCTCGGTGCCACCTTGCCCTGCCTGCCCCTGGCAGCGACTGCGGCGGGTGCGCCAGAGGAAAGCGTCACCGCACCGCACACCGAACGCGAACTGAAGGTCGGCGACAAGGCGCCGGACCCATACAAGCGCGACGAACTGGCCGTGCGCGACTGGCGCGCCAAAGGCCTGCCTGCACCGGAAACGGACAGCCACTGGGTACGCCTGGCCGATCATTACGTGCTGGTGCAGACCACCAATGGCGTGATCCTCGCCATCCAGCCCGCCACCTGA
- a CDS encoding YoaK family protein, whose protein sequence is MLPGSLSTNGQCRNPVQRRGTVGLYFVAGLSVLAGMTDAIGFMATGDFVSFMSGNTTRLAVSLGSAEMGLVLRLVLVIGAFILGNAMGVIIAAKSGRRPWPLLSLIGALLVLAALLPELLQLPALLAAVTAMGMINAVVEEVNGLPIGLTYVTGALSRFGRGLGRTLLGQRREGWRVQLIPWSGMFLGAIAGVLLEQRFDRAALLASALLALLLGLVSLKIPRRWQLRYMPR, encoded by the coding sequence ATGCTGCCCGGAAGCCTGTCGACCAATGGCCAATGCCGTAACCCTGTGCAGCGCCGCGGCACCGTGGGGCTGTATTTCGTCGCCGGGCTCTCGGTGCTGGCGGGCATGACCGACGCCATCGGCTTCATGGCCACCGGCGATTTCGTCTCGTTCATGAGTGGTAACACCACCCGCCTGGCCGTCTCGCTGGGCAGCGCCGAGATGGGCCTGGTGCTACGCCTGGTGCTGGTGATCGGCGCCTTTATCCTGGGCAACGCCATGGGCGTGATCATCGCGGCGAAAAGCGGCCGGCGCCCCTGGCCGTTACTCAGCCTGATCGGCGCCCTGCTGGTGTTGGCTGCCTTGCTGCCGGAGTTGCTGCAACTGCCCGCGCTGCTGGCGGCGGTCACGGCCATGGGCATGATCAACGCCGTGGTGGAGGAAGTGAATGGCCTGCCGATTGGCCTGACCTACGTCACCGGCGCCCTGTCACGCTTCGGTCGGGGCCTGGGGCGTACCTTGCTGGGCCAACGCCGCGAGGGCTGGCGGGTGCAGTTGATTCCTTGGAGTGGCATGTTCCTGGGCGCCATCGCTGGGGTTCTGCTGGAGCAGCGCTTCGACCGCGCCGCGCTGCTCGCCAGCGCTCTGCTGGCCCTGCTGCTGGGCCTGGTTTCGCTGAAGATCCCGCGGCGCTGGCAGCTGCGCTACATGCCGCGCTGA
- a CDS encoding PAS domain S-box protein, with amino-acid sequence MTENSFAFRLKELLEHHKLTLQAVGTALGISRTAVHKWTRGGEIDYDNLRKLADFLKVNWIWLRYGEEALQSVQHAEVVELPMTDLRRRYTAEIMESEMRMKLAQEGARIVTWEWNLVSDEVTYSPNVEDVYGWPVRHNEDFWVHVAPEDAMQMHAMYTRAVASGTRCECDFRITRPDGSQRWIASRATVLQDSAGRSVKMVGISMDVTERKVAEAELRQSEERFRTIFELAWGALAYIDPDGTWSRVNGSFCELLGYTEQELYGMTFQQLTHPDDLPGNLVLLERMLAGEIDRYEVEKRVRHKDGRYIWVRARTSLQRHADGQPEHLISVFEDITAERDEHERLQAHIAGLQARLS; translated from the coding sequence ATGACGGAAAACAGCTTTGCCTTTCGCCTCAAGGAACTGCTCGAACACCACAAGCTGACCCTGCAGGCGGTAGGCACGGCACTGGGCATCTCGCGCACGGCCGTGCACAAATGGACCCGCGGCGGCGAGATCGACTACGACAACCTGCGCAAGCTGGCGGACTTTCTCAAGGTCAATTGGATCTGGCTGCGCTATGGCGAAGAGGCCCTGCAAAGCGTGCAGCATGCCGAAGTGGTCGAGCTGCCGATGACCGACCTGCGTCGGCGCTACACCGCTGAGATCATGGAAAGCGAAATGCGCATGAAGCTGGCCCAGGAAGGTGCGCGCATCGTCACCTGGGAATGGAACCTGGTCAGCGACGAGGTGACCTATTCACCCAACGTCGAAGACGTGTACGGCTGGCCGGTGCGGCACAACGAGGACTTCTGGGTGCACGTAGCCCCCGAAGACGCCATGCAGATGCACGCCATGTACACCCGCGCCGTGGCCAGCGGCACCCGCTGCGAATGTGATTTCCGCATCACCCGCCCCGACGGCAGCCAGCGCTGGATCGCCTCGCGCGCCACGGTGCTGCAGGACAGCGCCGGGCGTTCGGTGAAGATGGTCGGTATCAGCATGGACGTCACCGAACGCAAGGTGGCCGAGGCGGAGCTGCGCCAGAGCGAGGAGCGTTTTCGCACCATCTTCGAACTGGCCTGGGGCGCCCTGGCCTACATCGACCCGGACGGCACCTGGAGCCGCGTCAACGGCAGCTTCTGCGAACTGTTGGGCTATACCGAACAAGAGCTGTATGGCATGACCTTCCAGCAGCTCACCCACCCCGACGACCTGCCCGGTAACCTGGTGCTGCTCGAACGCATGCTGGCGGGCGAAATCGACCGTTACGAAGTGGAAAAACGCGTGCGCCACAAGGATGGCCGCTACATTTGGGTGCGTGCCCGTACCTCGTTGCAACGTCACGCCGACGGCCAGCCCGAGCACCTGATCAGCGTGTTCGAGGACATCACCGCCGAGCGCGACGAACATGAACGCCTGCAGGCCCATATCGCCGGCCTGCAAGCTCGCCTGAGCTAG